A single region of the Prochlorococcus marinus str. MIT 0917 genome encodes:
- a CDS encoding ammonium transporter, whose product MTTALQSPPRRSTSRLQDASLLNGPMLLLRSIKGFRRSQSWAWLASVPLALLGLGVFTFSARAEVALSDLTGPQAAAFLADNLWLFIATILVIFMNAGFAMVEAGMCRQKNAVNILAKNLFVFALAVTAYWVIGYSLMYGGSVIDGWLYFQGLFVDPDPSGALECAAAGDTGCLVPAVDFLFQSAFAGTAATIVSGLVAERVKFGEFVVFSIVLTAFIYPIAGSWQWNGGWLSELGFIDFAGSSIVHSVGGWAGLVGAMLLGPRIGKFVDGKAQAMPGHNMAIATLGALILWIGWYGFNPGSELAMDQYVAYVAVTTTLAAAGGAIAATVLSTITSGKPDLTMIINGILAGLVSITAGCGNMTFAGSWLAGAAGGLIVVVAVAALDSAGIDDPVGAFSVHGVCGVWGTVVIGLWGVDGMDPGAAGIGLLNGGGINQFLIQALGAAAYGIWTVVTCWIAWQVIGGFFGGIRVSEAEETQGLDIGEHGMEAYPDFASS is encoded by the coding sequence ATGACCACTGCTTTGCAATCGCCTCCAAGGCGAAGTACTTCTCGTCTTCAAGACGCAAGTCTTTTGAACGGGCCAATGCTTCTTCTAAGAAGCATTAAAGGTTTTAGAAGAAGTCAATCTTGGGCATGGCTAGCCTCTGTCCCATTGGCACTTTTAGGATTAGGTGTATTCACTTTCTCTGCAAGAGCTGAGGTTGCACTTTCTGATTTAACTGGACCTCAAGCTGCTGCATTCTTGGCAGATAACCTTTGGTTATTCATAGCAACAATCCTCGTTATTTTTATGAACGCTGGATTTGCAATGGTTGAAGCTGGTATGTGTCGCCAAAAAAATGCGGTAAACATATTAGCTAAAAACTTATTTGTTTTTGCTCTTGCGGTTACGGCCTATTGGGTAATTGGATATTCTCTAATGTATGGCGGTTCAGTAATTGATGGATGGCTTTATTTTCAAGGCTTATTTGTTGATCCTGATCCTTCCGGTGCCTTAGAGTGTGCAGCTGCTGGTGATACAGGTTGTCTAGTTCCAGCAGTTGATTTCCTTTTCCAATCTGCTTTCGCTGGTACTGCTGCAACTATCGTTTCTGGATTAGTTGCTGAGAGAGTCAAATTTGGTGAATTTGTCGTTTTCTCTATAGTTTTAACTGCTTTCATCTACCCAATTGCTGGTAGCTGGCAGTGGAATGGAGGATGGCTTTCTGAACTGGGCTTTATTGATTTTGCTGGTTCATCTATCGTCCACTCTGTTGGCGGATGGGCAGGTCTCGTTGGGGCAATGCTACTTGGACCACGTATTGGCAAATTTGTAGATGGAAAAGCTCAAGCTATGCCTGGTCACAATATGGCTATTGCAACTTTAGGAGCGCTAATTCTTTGGATTGGTTGGTATGGATTTAATCCTGGCTCCGAATTGGCAATGGATCAATATGTTGCTTATGTTGCCGTAACAACAACATTGGCAGCAGCTGGTGGCGCAATCGCAGCTACAGTTTTATCTACCATTACCTCTGGTAAACCTGATCTAACCATGATCATCAACGGAATACTTGCTGGATTAGTAAGTATTACTGCTGGTTGTGGGAATATGACTTTTGCTGGATCTTGGCTTGCTGGCGCAGCGGGTGGATTAATCGTTGTAGTTGCAGTAGCTGCTTTAGATTCTGCAGGTATTGATGATCCAGTTGGTGCATTCTCAGTTCACGGTGTTTGTGGTGTTTGGGGAACTGTCGTTATCGGCCTTTGGGGCGTTGATGGCATGGACCCAGGTGCTGCGGGAATTGGTCTTCTCAATGGAGGAGGCATTAACCAATTCTTAATTCAAGCATTAGGTGCTGCTGCTTATGGTATCTGGACTGTTGTTACATGCTGGATTGCTTGGCAAGTTATTGGTGGCTTCTTCGGTGGCATCAGAGTTAGCGAAGCAGAAGAGACCCAAGGTCTTGATATCGGTGAGCATGGAATGGAGGCTTATCCTGACTTTGCTTCTAGTTAG
- a CDS encoding 4-hydroxy-3-methylbut-2-enyl diphosphate reductase has translation MDTQAFKQTLHKSDRYNRRGFGSANKRAQALAEAYQSGLIGSIRDNGNELEHGRLKVKIAEAFGFCWGVERAVAMAYETRKHYPNEKIWITNEIIHNPSVNDQLRKMDVLFITEEKGIKDFSGVKDGDVVILPAFGATVQDMKMLHDRGCHIIDTTCPWVSKVWHTVEKHKKHTFTSIIHGKYKHEETLATSSFAGTYLVVFDLDEANYVAEYILGNGNREEFLKRFAKASSAGFDPDKDLKRIGVANQTTMLKSETEEIGKLFEKTMLKQYGPAELNEHFLAFNTICDATEERQGAMFSLVDEPLDLMVVIGGYNSSNTTHLQEIAVSRGIRSFHIDTPERIGEETNTITHMPLEGELITEKEFLPTGKIKVGITSGASTPDRVVEHVIHKLMKISEKD, from the coding sequence ATGGATACTCAAGCATTCAAGCAAACTCTTCATAAATCAGATAGATATAACAGGAGAGGATTTGGCTCTGCCAATAAACGAGCTCAGGCCTTGGCAGAGGCTTATCAAAGTGGACTAATAGGATCAATCAGAGATAATGGAAATGAATTAGAGCATGGTCGACTCAAAGTTAAAATTGCAGAGGCTTTTGGTTTTTGTTGGGGAGTAGAAAGGGCTGTAGCAATGGCTTATGAGACTAGAAAGCATTATCCGAATGAAAAGATATGGATTACTAATGAAATTATTCATAATCCTTCCGTTAATGATCAGCTTAGGAAAATGGATGTACTTTTTATTACTGAGGAGAAAGGAATCAAAGATTTTTCAGGCGTAAAAGATGGAGATGTTGTAATTCTTCCTGCGTTTGGTGCAACTGTTCAAGATATGAAAATGCTTCACGATAGAGGCTGTCATATTATTGATACCACTTGTCCATGGGTTTCAAAAGTTTGGCATACAGTTGAAAAGCATAAAAAACATACATTTACTTCCATTATTCATGGGAAATACAAGCATGAAGAAACCCTTGCGACTAGTTCTTTCGCGGGAACTTATCTTGTTGTATTTGACTTGGATGAAGCCAATTATGTAGCTGAATATATTCTTGGTAATGGAAATAGAGAGGAATTCTTAAAGCGTTTTGCTAAAGCATCTTCTGCTGGTTTTGATCCCGATAAGGATTTGAAAAGAATTGGGGTCGCGAATCAGACAACAATGCTTAAAAGTGAAACCGAAGAGATAGGTAAATTGTTCGAAAAAACGATGCTAAAACAATACGGTCCAGCTGAATTAAATGAACATTTTCTAGCTTTCAATACTATTTGTGATGCCACTGAGGAAAGACAAGGAGCAATGTTTTCTCTAGTTGATGAACCTCTTGACCTTATGGTTGTTATTGGTGGGTACAACTCTTCAAACACTACTCATCTTCAAGAAATAGCCGTGAGTAGGGGTATTCGCTCTTTTCATATTGATACTCCAGAGAGAATTGGAGAAGAGACAAATACTATTACTCATATGCCACTTGAAGGTGAATTAATTACTGAGAAGGAATTTCTTCCAACTGGCAAAATTAAAGTGGGTATTACCTCTGGTGCCTCTACTCCTGATCGAGTGGTTGAGCATGTTATTCACAAGCTTATGAAAATAAGTGAAAAAGATTAA
- a CDS encoding DoxX family protein — protein MAQPTSSNIKDSDSQKVEVVVQSPEGEVNIFGELSILVLRVSFSLLMVHHGLEKLNDPGGFAEFVVGKYFSFLPGDPVIWTYMAAVTQIVCPIGLATGVLARLSSLGLLSTMVFALYFHFIDTGLEGFPFAVVENHNYIFELSAIYAAISFYFLCAGPGRLSLFRKSNKITYYPKGT, from the coding sequence ATGGCTCAACCTACCAGTTCTAATATTAAAGATTCAGACTCACAAAAGGTTGAAGTCGTTGTGCAGAGTCCTGAAGGAGAAGTAAATATTTTTGGAGAACTTTCAATATTAGTTCTTAGGGTTAGTTTTAGTTTGTTGATGGTTCATCATGGCTTGGAGAAATTAAATGATCCAGGAGGGTTCGCTGAATTTGTTGTGGGTAAATACTTCAGTTTTCTTCCTGGTGATCCTGTGATTTGGACATATATGGCTGCAGTTACTCAAATAGTTTGTCCAATTGGTTTAGCTACTGGTGTGTTGGCAAGATTATCCTCATTGGGCTTGTTATCAACTATGGTATTTGCGTTATATTTCCACTTTATAGATACTGGCTTAGAAGGATTCCCTTTCGCTGTAGTAGAAAATCACAATTACATATTTGAATTGTCAGCCATTTATGCAGCAATCTCATTTTATTTTTTATGTGCTGGTCCAGGAAGGCTTTCACTCTTTAGGAAATCAAATAAAATAACTTATTATCCAAAAGGTACGTAA
- the purH gene encoding bifunctional phosphoribosylaminoimidazolecarboxamide formyltransferase/IMP cyclohydrolase: MSPIALLSVSDKTGLIPLAQALVNELGFKIISSGGTAKLIESENLPVTRVADYTGFPEILGGRVKTLNPKIHGGILARRDKQSHLDDLQNQNINPIDLVVVNLYPFEKTISKDNVSWEEAIENIDIGGPTMIRAAAKNHQDVLVVTDPRQYSNLINAYKSKQITTELRKNYSQQAFEHTATYDLTISKWIANQSSSQEASWLQRLPLKQELRYGENPHQKASWFGEPEKGWSGANQLQGKELSTNNLLDLEAALSTLREFGYENTISSPSYEKAAVVIKHTNPCGVAIGDSPYLALKRALDCDRVSAFGGIIAINCAVDEAAAKELENIFIECIVAPYFDNNAKKILSKKKNLRLLELKAESIQKADKNHIRSILGGLLIQDLDEPIINQGEWENVTTLIPTEEELKDLSFAWKIVKHIRSNAIAVASNQQSLGIGAGQMNRIGSAKIALESAGNKSKGAVLASDGFFPFDDTVKMAADYGIRSIIQPGGSIRDKDSIKACNDLGIKMVLTGKRHFLH, translated from the coding sequence ATGTCACCCATAGCTCTGCTAAGCGTCTCAGACAAAACTGGTTTAATTCCTCTCGCCCAAGCATTAGTTAATGAATTGGGCTTCAAAATAATTTCAAGTGGAGGAACTGCAAAGTTAATTGAGAGTGAAAATCTTCCTGTTACACGAGTCGCAGATTACACAGGATTTCCAGAAATTCTTGGAGGAAGAGTAAAAACACTAAACCCTAAAATCCATGGAGGAATATTAGCCAGAAGAGATAAACAATCTCATCTGGATGATTTACAGAACCAAAATATCAATCCAATAGACTTGGTGGTTGTGAACTTATATCCTTTTGAAAAAACAATTTCAAAAGACAATGTTTCATGGGAGGAAGCTATCGAGAATATTGATATTGGCGGGCCAACAATGATCCGAGCAGCAGCAAAAAACCATCAAGATGTTCTTGTAGTTACTGATCCAAGGCAATACTCAAACTTAATTAATGCCTATAAATCAAAACAGATTACTACTGAATTACGAAAAAACTATTCTCAACAAGCTTTTGAGCATACTGCAACCTATGACCTAACAATAAGTAAATGGATTGCCAACCAAAGTTCCTCTCAAGAGGCTTCTTGGTTGCAAAGATTGCCATTAAAACAAGAACTTAGGTACGGAGAAAATCCCCATCAAAAGGCCTCATGGTTTGGAGAGCCTGAAAAAGGATGGAGTGGAGCTAATCAATTACAAGGGAAAGAATTAAGTACTAATAATCTTCTCGATCTGGAGGCTGCTTTATCTACTCTTCGTGAATTTGGATATGAAAATACTATTAGTAGTCCTTCATATGAAAAAGCAGCGGTAGTAATTAAACATACAAATCCTTGCGGAGTAGCAATTGGAGATTCTCCATACTTAGCTCTTAAAAGAGCATTAGATTGCGATAGAGTGAGTGCTTTTGGCGGAATTATTGCAATAAATTGCGCTGTTGATGAAGCTGCAGCTAAAGAACTAGAAAATATATTTATTGAATGTATTGTAGCTCCATATTTTGATAATAATGCAAAAAAAATACTTTCAAAAAAGAAAAATCTAAGGCTACTAGAATTAAAAGCTGAGTCTATTCAAAAAGCAGATAAAAATCATATAAGAAGCATACTTGGTGGTTTATTAATTCAAGATTTGGATGAACCCATTATTAATCAAGGAGAATGGGAGAATGTTACGACATTAATCCCAACAGAAGAAGAATTAAAAGACTTGTCTTTTGCTTGGAAAATTGTAAAACATATACGATCAAATGCAATAGCTGTAGCATCTAATCAGCAGAGTCTAGGGATTGGAGCTGGTCAAATGAATAGAATAGGTTCAGCAAAAATTGCATTAGAATCTGCTGGTAATAAATCAAAAGGTGCTGTTCTAGCTAGTGATGGTTTTTTCCCATTCGACGATACGGTAAAGATGGCAGCTGATTACGGTATTCGTTCAATTATTCAGCCGGGGGGAAGTATAAGAGACAAAGATTCTATTAAAGCATGCAATGACTTAGGAATAAAAATGGTTCTCACTGGTAAAAGACACTTTTTACATTGA
- a CDS encoding alpha/beta hydrolase, which translates to MTELILLNSEFATNRLVLLHGWGADANDLVPFGKLLTDGLNERFEIVSFSAPQPHPSGSGRQWYPLYPHEWEQVPNAVLDLEKRLNNLCFKKIPLNKTLLLGFSQGGAMALELAIRNDFEGVFALSSYPHPEWRPLKDMPPIFLCHGIIDQVVPKAASQKSFDILLKNGVKSELYFFDGGHEITNDLIEYCREKIKQKFLS; encoded by the coding sequence ATGACTGAACTAATCTTATTAAATTCTGAATTCGCAACAAATAGATTGGTTTTACTTCATGGTTGGGGAGCTGATGCAAATGATCTTGTACCTTTTGGAAAATTATTAACTGACGGTTTAAACGAGCGTTTTGAAATAGTTTCTTTCTCAGCTCCTCAGCCTCATCCAAGTGGATCAGGTAGACAATGGTATCCTTTGTATCCTCATGAATGGGAACAGGTCCCAAATGCAGTATTAGATCTTGAAAAGCGTTTAAATAATCTTTGCTTTAAAAAGATACCTTTAAATAAAACATTGCTACTTGGTTTTTCTCAAGGCGGTGCAATGGCATTAGAGCTTGCCATAAGAAATGACTTTGAGGGAGTGTTTGCACTTAGCTCTTATCCACATCCTGAGTGGAGACCTTTAAAAGATATGCCACCTATTTTCCTTTGCCATGGAATTATTGACCAAGTAGTTCCCAAAGCCGCTTCTCAAAAAAGTTTTGATATTTTATTAAAAAATGGAGTTAAATCAGAATTATATTTTTTTGATGGAGGCCACGAAATAACGAATGATCTAATTGAATATTGCCGAGAAAAGATTAAACAAAAATTTTTAAGTTAA
- a CDS encoding DUF3155 domain-containing protein, which translates to MSKKRKRISRRRLAGQRVMSHVPIFHLGTGQHKPVTAARRFIAEEGLYAPAILNVRRNEHTTDRFFWGEKGLFSAQYAEENHFLFPSLRVIVEFLGEDKIFAGLELTADDWEEIEEYEYAFV; encoded by the coding sequence ATGTCTAAGAAGCGTAAAAGAATTAGCAGACGCAGACTTGCAGGCCAGCGAGTTATGTCCCATGTTCCTATTTTTCATTTAGGAACAGGTCAACATAAGCCTGTAACTGCAGCAAGACGATTTATTGCTGAGGAGGGTTTATATGCACCAGCAATACTAAATGTGCGTCGTAATGAACATACTACTGATCGCTTCTTCTGGGGAGAAAAAGGTTTGTTTAGCGCTCAGTACGCTGAGGAAAATCACTTTCTTTTCCCTTCCCTTAGAGTTATTGTTGAATTTCTTGGTGAGGACAAAATTTTTGCTGGCTTAGAACTTACAGCAGATGATTGGGAAGAAATCGAAGAGTATGAATATGCTTTTGTTTAA
- a CDS encoding sensor histidine kinase: protein MSAIQYSERFLNFVQQQLMSFQADQLLEHVVVYVARSGDSGSPTLEVVGQWPKSEKILQPVETDIALRTPSSNRRWYPLQEGSILLGVIRAERIASEEEWPEFVDQRLQSMSILLANSLASELDRKRLLDQLDDQKEQISLMVHQLRNPLAALGTYAKLLLRKIGPESEHENLVKGLISEQAQVNKYLSALDQLSQVKLPQADDGSNRLLLPPLLPTEANITVKSLIEPLIERAKARANLQGRKWFSPAEWPTWMESKSISEGVIAEIVANLLENAFRYSPPQSSIGIELVEEGICIWDEGIPIKEEEREKIFEKGFRGESGAKMSGSGIGLALARDLARQLGGDLKLVVNPNIFKSSLPKSGNAFIFNLEPK from the coding sequence ATGAGCGCAATACAGTATTCAGAAAGGTTTTTGAATTTTGTTCAACAACAGTTGATGAGCTTTCAAGCTGATCAACTGTTGGAGCATGTTGTTGTTTATGTAGCCCGATCTGGAGATAGTGGGTCCCCTACTTTGGAAGTAGTAGGACAATGGCCGAAGTCAGAAAAAATATTACAGCCTGTAGAAACTGATATAGCTCTTCGTACTCCATCTTCAAATAGAAGATGGTACCCGCTACAAGAGGGATCAATATTATTGGGTGTTATTCGCGCGGAGCGAATTGCTTCTGAGGAGGAATGGCCTGAATTCGTTGACCAACGATTGCAATCAATGTCAATCTTATTGGCTAATTCTCTTGCCTCTGAACTTGATAGAAAAAGGTTGTTAGATCAATTGGATGATCAAAAGGAGCAGATATCATTAATGGTTCATCAATTAAGAAATCCATTAGCTGCTCTTGGAACATATGCAAAACTTCTTTTGAGAAAAATAGGCCCTGAAAGTGAACATGAAAACCTTGTAAAAGGACTGATTTCAGAACAAGCACAAGTTAATAAATATCTTTCGGCGCTAGATCAACTGAGTCAAGTGAAACTACCTCAAGCTGATGATGGATCAAACAGATTGCTCTTGCCTCCACTTTTGCCAACTGAGGCAAATATCACTGTAAAAAGCTTAATAGAACCTTTGATTGAAAGAGCGAAAGCCAGAGCTAATTTGCAAGGTAGAAAATGGTTTAGTCCTGCAGAATGGCCAACATGGATGGAATCAAAATCAATTTCAGAGGGTGTTATTGCTGAAATTGTTGCAAATCTGCTTGAAAACGCTTTTCGTTATAGCCCTCCTCAATCATCCATAGGAATAGAATTAGTTGAAGAGGGTATTTGTATTTGGGATGAAGGTATCCCTATAAAGGAGGAAGAAAGAGAAAAGATTTTTGAGAAAGGTTTTAGAGGTGAAAGTGGTGCGAAAATGTCTGGAAGTGGAATTGGTCTTGCTCTAGCTAGAGATTTGGCTAGACAATTAGGTGGAGATTTAAAACTAGTTGTCAATCCGAACATATTCAAAAGTTCTTTGCCTAAATCAGGCAATGCTTTCATTTTTAATTTGGAGCCAAAATGA
- a CDS encoding adenosylcobinamide-GDP ribazoletransferase — MLIFKSWLNDLAGAWVFYTIFPQWPKIKPKFKRIARFAPLIGVLIGFSQSSSWLLLRYFNWPNISVALISIAISIFITGGLHIDGLMDTADGMGACPSKRIEAMKDSRVGAIGVQSLVIILILQIAAIIKLSFYAPFAFPLAAFWGRISQLFAIENYEYLFKKESTSIHHEYWRGLSKEIRPSLVIISIGIILFLSLNSLSIYNTFLLTYCILSGLITSISIPHLINKYLGGHSGDSYGASLVITETTNLLLLSIILAPN; from the coding sequence ATTCTGATTTTTAAAAGCTGGCTAAATGACCTTGCAGGTGCATGGGTTTTCTACACAATTTTTCCTCAATGGCCAAAAATTAAACCTAAATTCAAAAGAATTGCTCGTTTTGCGCCTTTAATAGGAGTATTAATTGGCTTTTCACAATCATCTTCTTGGCTTTTATTGAGATACTTTAATTGGCCAAATATTTCTGTCGCTTTGATATCTATTGCAATCAGCATCTTCATAACTGGTGGACTTCATATTGACGGTTTAATGGATACAGCCGATGGCATGGGTGCATGTCCATCAAAACGAATAGAAGCAATGAAAGACAGCAGAGTTGGGGCGATAGGTGTGCAAAGTTTAGTAATCATTTTAATTCTTCAAATAGCAGCAATTATCAAACTTAGTTTTTATGCTCCTTTTGCCTTCCCTTTAGCTGCCTTTTGGGGAAGAATTTCCCAACTTTTTGCAATTGAAAATTATGAATATCTTTTCAAAAAAGAATCAACTTCAATTCATCATGAATACTGGAGAGGCCTATCTAAAGAAATAAGACCATCATTGGTAATAATTTCTATAGGCATAATTCTTTTTTTATCGCTAAATAGTTTAAGTATATATAATACTTTTTTATTAACATATTGTATTTTATCAGGTTTAATCACATCCATTTCAATCCCACACTTAATAAACAAATATTTAGGTGGGCATAGTGGTGATAGCTATGGAGCAAGTTTAGTCATAACAGAAACAACTAATTTATTACTATTAAGTATCATTTTGGCTCCAAATTAA
- the tgt gene encoding tRNA guanosine(34) transglycosylase Tgt, protein MKKPLFDFKIKSRCKSTLARVCSFKTPNGIVNTPRFMPVGTLGTVKGVTSDQLKKTGAEMILANTFHLHLQPGEKIVQEAGGLHEFMSWKKPILTDSGGFQVFSLAKLNKIDDEGVSFQSPRDGRNIFLTPEKAIEIQMALGSDIAMAFDQCPPYPASESDVEEACKRTHHWLERCINAHEKEDQAVFGIVQGGCFPHLRELSAKIVSGFDLPGIAIGGVSVGEPINQMHKIVREICPLLPEDRPRYLMGIGTLREMAVAVANGVDLFDCVIPTRLGRHGSALVNGETWNLRNSRFKDDYRPLDSSCPCEACTGYTRAYIHHLIRNKELLGLTLLSLHNLTHLIRFTGAMRKAILEGSFSEDFAPWQSDSKARHTW, encoded by the coding sequence TTGAAAAAGCCCTTATTTGATTTCAAAATCAAAAGCAGATGTAAGTCGACATTAGCTCGTGTCTGTTCTTTTAAAACGCCAAATGGCATTGTAAATACTCCTAGATTTATGCCAGTAGGGACTTTAGGAACAGTCAAAGGCGTTACATCTGATCAGTTAAAGAAAACAGGAGCAGAAATGATTCTTGCAAATACTTTTCATCTTCATCTGCAACCTGGGGAAAAGATTGTTCAAGAGGCAGGGGGACTACATGAATTTATGAGCTGGAAGAAGCCAATACTTACTGACTCAGGCGGCTTTCAAGTATTTAGTTTGGCAAAGTTAAATAAAATTGATGATGAAGGTGTTTCGTTTCAAAGTCCAAGAGATGGTAGAAATATTTTTTTAACTCCTGAAAAAGCTATAGAAATTCAAATGGCTTTAGGCTCCGATATAGCAATGGCTTTTGATCAATGCCCCCCTTATCCAGCGAGCGAATCGGACGTTGAAGAGGCTTGTAAAAGGACTCACCATTGGTTAGAGAGGTGCATAAATGCCCATGAAAAAGAGGATCAAGCAGTTTTTGGAATAGTTCAAGGGGGTTGCTTTCCTCATTTAAGGGAATTGAGTGCAAAAATCGTCTCGGGATTTGATTTGCCTGGGATCGCTATAGGAGGTGTGAGTGTAGGTGAACCAATAAATCAAATGCATAAAATCGTACGAGAAATCTGTCCTCTATTACCTGAAGATCGACCCAGATATCTTATGGGAATAGGGACATTGCGAGAAATGGCTGTAGCAGTGGCAAATGGAGTTGATCTTTTTGATTGTGTAATCCCTACGCGCTTGGGAAGGCATGGTAGTGCTTTGGTGAACGGTGAGACATGGAACTTAAGAAATTCACGCTTTAAAGACGATTACAGGCCACTGGATTCATCTTGTCCTTGTGAAGCTTGTACTGGATACACAAGGGCATACATACATCACTTAATTCGCAACAAAGAGTTGCTAGGTCTGACACTTTTGAGCTTGCATAATCTCACTCATTTGATCCGTTTTACAGGCGCTATGAGGAAAGCAATCCTTGAAGGTTCTTTTTCAGAGGATTTCGCTCCGTGGCAGAGTGACTCTAAAGCGCGTCATACGTGGTAG
- a CDS encoding photosystem II reaction center protein K — protein MALINLDLLAELPVAYQAFAPTVDVLPLIPLFFFLLVFVWQAAVGFR, from the coding sequence ATGGCACTGATTAATCTCGACTTACTTGCTGAACTTCCGGTTGCTTACCAGGCTTTTGCACCAACAGTGGATGTACTTCCGCTTATACCTCTTTTCTTCTTTCTGCTTGTTTTTGTTTGGCAAGCGGCAGTTGGCTTTCGTTAA
- a CDS encoding Gfo/Idh/MocA family protein, translated as MKTNSKINKNIIPVKVGVIGIGNMGWHHARVLSLLKDAELVGVADLDKERGKLAMEQFNCNWYKNYKDLLHQVEAVCIAVPTLFHQEVGLECLNSGKHVLIEKPIAANKEEASSLINASNNAKKLLQVGHIERFNPAFRELTKVVANEEVVVLEARRHSPHPERANDVSVVLDLMIHDIDLVIELANSKVIRLAAVGGCSGNGPMDYVNATLGFQNGVVASLTASKMSHKKIRSLSAHCKQSLIETDFLNHNIHIHRKAHEWYSADHGELLYRNDGFIEEVSTTSIEPLYAELEHFLQCVRGKEKPAVGGLQASRALHLADLIEKAVSMPSEDILLKKGI; from the coding sequence ATGAAAACCAACTCCAAGATTAATAAAAATATTATTCCCGTAAAAGTTGGTGTAATCGGAATTGGGAATATGGGGTGGCACCACGCAAGAGTATTAAGTCTTCTCAAAGATGCTGAACTAGTAGGAGTTGCAGATTTAGACAAAGAAAGAGGGAAATTAGCAATGGAACAATTTAATTGTAATTGGTATAAAAATTACAAGGATCTATTACATCAAGTAGAAGCAGTATGTATAGCTGTGCCTACTTTATTTCACCAAGAAGTAGGCCTAGAATGTCTAAACTCCGGAAAACATGTGTTAATTGAAAAACCAATAGCTGCAAATAAAGAAGAAGCCTCATCTTTAATTAATGCCTCAAACAATGCGAAAAAATTATTACAAGTTGGCCATATAGAAAGATTTAATCCTGCTTTCAGAGAATTAACAAAAGTAGTCGCTAATGAAGAAGTTGTAGTTCTTGAAGCCAGAAGGCATAGCCCTCATCCCGAGAGAGCTAATGATGTTTCAGTCGTATTGGACCTAATGATTCACGATATTGATTTAGTTATTGAACTTGCAAATTCAAAAGTTATAAGGCTTGCTGCAGTTGGAGGATGCAGTGGAAATGGACCCATGGATTACGTTAATGCGACACTAGGTTTTCAAAACGGGGTGGTAGCAAGTTTGACTGCAAGCAAAATGAGTCACAAAAAAATCAGAAGCTTGAGCGCGCATTGCAAACAAAGTCTTATAGAAACAGATTTCCTAAATCACAATATTCACATCCATAGAAAAGCTCATGAGTGGTATTCAGCTGATCATGGAGAATTACTTTATAGAAATGATGGTTTTATTGAAGAAGTAAGTACAACATCAATTGAGCCTCTATATGCAGAGCTTGAGCATTTTCTACAATGCGTTAGAGGGAAGGAGAAACCAGCAGTTGGAGGGCTTCAAGCATCTAGAGCGCTACACCTTGCTGATTTAATTGAGAAAGCTGTATCAATGCCAAGCGAAGACATTTTGCTAAAAAAAGGTATTTAA